In Candidatus Sedimenticola sp. (ex Thyasira tokunagai), the following proteins share a genomic window:
- a CDS encoding PilW family protein, with amino-acid sequence MKRPIHFHDSLGFSLVELMVATAIGLLLLFGLGTIYVNNKQLYTMVEQRGRMQENLRFSMDMVTSDLRLANYKGCRHDASLPDDAISGIDGTDETPDEMTVRSIGTAVLATYSNSSAGGKKFEAVGSYDLKAGDIAIIQNCNAMEAVQVASIEEDSPSSGTDTITLTSAPTDPAPLVDGTLHRYITKRYHVVGNALALNGEMLIGDGQNDRVENMQILYGQDTNSDAVAESYLAAGAVTNWDQVISVKIALLLATKEFGSDIDSNTYPMLDQVINPVDDRRKRNVTVSTIQLRNKLSTF; translated from the coding sequence ATGAAAAGACCAATCCATTTTCACGACAGCCTCGGCTTCTCCCTCGTGGAGCTAATGGTCGCTACAGCTATTGGTTTGCTACTGCTGTTCGGGCTGGGAACAATTTACGTGAACAACAAGCAACTCTACACCATGGTCGAGCAACGTGGCCGCATGCAGGAGAATCTGCGATTCAGCATGGACATGGTGACAAGCGATTTGCGCCTGGCAAATTACAAGGGCTGTCGACATGACGCAAGCCTGCCGGATGATGCAATTTCAGGAATCGACGGCACCGACGAAACACCAGACGAAATGACGGTTAGAAGTATTGGCACTGCTGTGCTCGCAACCTATAGCAATAGCAGTGCAGGAGGAAAAAAATTTGAGGCAGTTGGATCTTACGATCTCAAAGCAGGTGATATAGCAATCATACAGAACTGCAATGCGATGGAGGCGGTACAGGTTGCCTCTATTGAAGAGGATAGCCCCAGTTCGGGAACCGACACCATAACACTAACGAGTGCACCAACCGATCCGGCGCCGCTTGTTGATGGCACACTCCATCGATACATCACAAAGAGATACCACGTTGTGGGTAATGCCTTGGCGTTGAATGGGGAAATGCTGATAGGTGATGGTCAGAATGACCGAGTGGAGAATATGCAGATTCTATATGGGCAGGACACCAACAGTGATGCAGTAGCAGAGAGTTATCTTGCTGCCGGGGCTGTCACTAATTGGGATCAGGTGATCAGCGTCAAGATCGCACTCCTACTGGCAACAAAGGAGTTTGGTTCAGACATAGATAGCAATACTTATCCAATGCTTGACCAAGTTATCAATCCAGTGGATGACCGCAGAAAACGCAATGTAACCGTCTCAACAATACAGTTGCGAAATAAGTTAAGTACTTTCTGA
- a CDS encoding cob(I)yrinic acid a,c-diamide adenosyltransferase: MGYRLSKIYTRTGDGGTTGLGDGSRVEKENPRIETIGCIDELNSLIGLLIAHRPSSEIEVMLTEIQHRLFDLGGELAIPGQKVITDESVDRLEQQLDTLNTDLPPLKEFILPGGNLQAASCHLARAVCRRSERRLTALSRLEGEEVSPIAVKYLNRLSDLLFVMARTLARQNGGGEVFWSKPEPIAP; the protein is encoded by the coding sequence ATGGGCTACCGACTGTCGAAGATCTATACCCGCACCGGCGACGGCGGTACCACCGGGCTCGGCGACGGCAGCCGAGTGGAAAAAGAGAACCCCCGCATAGAGACCATCGGCTGCATAGATGAGCTCAACAGCCTGATCGGCCTGCTTATCGCCCACCGCCCCTCAAGCGAAATAGAGGTGATGCTCACTGAGATTCAACACCGGCTATTTGATCTCGGTGGAGAACTGGCCATACCGGGACAAAAGGTGATAACGGATGAATCAGTGGATAGGCTGGAACAGCAGCTGGACACACTCAACACCGACCTGCCGCCACTCAAGGAGTTCATCCTCCCGGGAGGCAACCTCCAGGCGGCGAGTTGCCACCTTGCCAGAGCCGTCTGCCGACGCAGCGAACGGCGTCTGACCGCCCTCTCCCGACTGGAGGGTGAAGAGGTAAGCCCTATCGCAGTAAAATACCTCAATCGGCTCTCCGACCTGCTGTTTGTCATGGCACGCACCCTGGCGCGTCAAAATGGAGGGGGAGAGGTGTTCTGGAGTAAACCGGAACCCATTGCACCATAA
- a CDS encoding 6-carboxytetrahydropterin synthase: MTTLFVNKLTVIDFSLLHPDLGLLGESWQVDIELDGSLDHQGMVLDFSDVKRQVKAAIDSGYDHRLLVPSRHSGCRVTEQQHRCELLFTLNSGETLRHSAPTEAITLIDSELVDEGAVTEAIISHLSSLLPDNVEDIRLHLHSESVEGAWYRYSHGLKHHAGNCQRIAHGHRSRIEIYRDNQRDQKLEHDWAERWRDIYIGTRSDLLEEFEREGNEYYRFGYTANQGLFELELLKKHCYIVDSDSTVENLAQHIADTLKREHPTSQYKVLAFEGVDKGAIGRA; the protein is encoded by the coding sequence ATGACAACACTCTTCGTCAATAAACTCACCGTTATCGACTTCTCCCTTCTGCACCCTGATCTTGGGCTGCTGGGTGAGAGCTGGCAGGTGGATATCGAGCTCGATGGCTCTCTCGACCACCAAGGCATGGTGCTCGACTTTTCTGATGTAAAGCGTCAGGTAAAAGCCGCCATAGACAGCGGCTATGATCACCGTCTCCTGGTGCCGTCACGCCATTCAGGATGCCGAGTGACGGAGCAACAGCACCGTTGTGAGCTGCTGTTCACCCTCAACTCGGGGGAGACGTTGCGCCACAGTGCACCGACCGAGGCCATCACTCTTATCGATAGTGAATTGGTCGACGAAGGGGCCGTGACCGAGGCCATTATCAGCCACCTCAGCTCTCTGCTGCCGGACAACGTAGAGGATATCCGTCTCCACCTGCACAGTGAATCGGTAGAGGGTGCCTGGTATCGCTACAGCCACGGACTGAAGCATCATGCAGGCAACTGCCAGCGGATTGCCCACGGCCACCGTTCACGCATCGAGATCTACCGAGACAATCAAAGAGATCAGAAACTGGAGCATGACTGGGCCGAGCGCTGGCGTGATATCTACATCGGCACCCGCTCGGATCTACTGGAGGAGTTTGAACGGGAGGGTAATGAATACTACCGCTTTGGTTATACTGCCAACCAGGGACTGTTTGAACTGGAGCTTTTGAAGAAGCACTGCTACATCGTTGACAGCGACTCTACGGTAGAGAATCTGGCACAACACATCGCCGATACGCTAAAGCGGGAGCACCCTACCTCCCAGTACAAAGTGCTGGCGTTTGAGGGGGTGGACAAAGGGGCGATTGGGCGAGCCTGA
- the thiO gene encoding glycine oxidase ThiO: MPDHLIIGGGVIGMLTARELRLAGADVTLLERNTTGRESSWAGGGIISPLYPWRFPQPVTELARWSQCNYPELIEELLATTGIDSEWSRNGLLIISPEEQEEALRWGEESGSLIEVIDNTQLQECEPALSEPPSSALWMPEVAQVRNPRLVKALRQDLVQLGVSILEQQKVEQINVIRGKVTGVSTHSQTIQADSVIVCAGAWSGQLFAQLPSPPAVEPVKGQMILFKGEPGMISRITLEQDRYIIPRVDGRVLFGSTLEQKGFDKQTTQAAREELLTIARSRFPILETLPVEHHWAGLRPGSPGGIPYIGPHPEIEGLLLNTGQYRNGVVLGPASARLAVDILLQRLPFCPIEPYALGATRPEHPN; the protein is encoded by the coding sequence ATGCCTGATCATCTCATTATCGGCGGCGGCGTCATCGGCATGCTCACCGCCCGCGAGCTGCGCCTCGCCGGCGCCGACGTCACCCTGCTGGAGCGTAACACCACCGGCCGGGAATCATCATGGGCGGGGGGCGGTATCATCTCCCCCCTCTATCCTTGGCGGTTTCCTCAACCGGTCACCGAGTTGGCCCGTTGGAGCCAGTGTAACTATCCTGAGCTGATTGAGGAACTACTCGCGACCACCGGTATCGATTCTGAATGGTCTCGCAATGGACTGCTGATCATCAGCCCTGAAGAGCAGGAGGAGGCACTGCGCTGGGGGGAGGAGAGTGGCAGTCTGATTGAAGTCATCGACAATACCCAACTCCAAGAGTGTGAACCCGCACTATCCGAGCCACCTTCCAGCGCCCTGTGGATGCCCGAGGTGGCCCAGGTGCGTAATCCCCGGCTGGTTAAAGCACTGCGTCAGGACTTGGTGCAACTCGGTGTCTCTATCCTCGAACAGCAGAAGGTAGAACAGATTAACGTCATTCGGGGGAAAGTCACGGGGGTATCAACTCACAGCCAGACAATCCAGGCCGACAGCGTAATTGTCTGTGCAGGCGCCTGGAGTGGTCAACTCTTCGCCCAACTCCCCTCTCCCCCTGCCGTCGAGCCGGTAAAGGGGCAGATGATCTTGTTCAAGGGTGAGCCTGGAATGATCTCCCGTATCACCCTGGAGCAGGATCGCTACATCATCCCCCGTGTCGATGGCAGGGTGCTGTTCGGTAGCACACTGGAGCAGAAAGGTTTTGACAAACAGACCACCCAGGCGGCGCGTGAGGAGCTGCTGACCATCGCGCGCAGCCGCTTCCCCATCCTGGAGACTCTGCCTGTGGAGCATCACTGGGCCGGTCTGCGCCCAGGTTCGCCCGGGGGAATACCCTACATAGGTCCCCACCCCGAGATTGAAGGGCTACTCCTCAATACCGGCCAATACCGCAATGGTGTTGTCCTCGGCCCGGCCTCAGCACGACTGGCGGTGGATATCCTGCTACAGCGCCTGCCCTTCTGCCCTATCGAGCCCTATGCTCTCGGTGCTACCCGCCCAGAGCACCCTAATTGA
- a CDS encoding type IV pilin protein, translated as MLYPVNRQVELYRCRMMRTFSGFTLIELMIVVAIIGILATIAYPSYKGYVIRGTRAEGRSMLMDAAAREERFYSDNNQYTSSIGISSSENGHYTLTVSGLGTNNQAFTLTAAPASFTDSTCGSLTLTNTGARGSLDNTLCWAK; from the coding sequence ATGTTATACCCAGTGAATAGACAAGTAGAACTTTATCGGTGTCGAATGATGCGCACTTTCTCTGGCTTTACTCTTATAGAACTTATGATTGTCGTAGCAATTATAGGGATCTTAGCGACAATCGCGTATCCCTCTTATAAAGGATATGTTATTCGAGGAACACGTGCAGAGGGACGGTCAATGCTGATGGATGCAGCCGCCAGAGAGGAGCGTTTCTATTCTGATAACAATCAGTATACGAGCTCCATAGGCATAAGCAGCAGTGAAAACGGCCATTACACACTCACTGTTTCCGGCCTCGGCACAAACAACCAGGCATTCACGCTCACTGCTGCACCGGCATCTTTCACTGATAGTACCTGTGGCTCGCTCACACTAACCAATACCGGTGCCAGGGGTTCGTTAGATAATACTTTGTGCTGGGCAAAGTAA
- the ispH gene encoding 4-hydroxy-3-methylbut-2-enyl diphosphate reductase: MKPQMKIVLANPRGFCAGVDRAIEIVERALEIFGAPIYVRHEVVHNRFVVESLKARGALFVDELNEIPDGNTVIFSAHGVSQEVRREAEQRDLQIFDATCPLVTKVHLEVARYSRDGHEVILIGHPGHPEVVGTMGQYEKKVDIGGIYLVATPSDVKKLKIKNPEKLAFVTQTTLSMDDTAKVIDALRTRFPAIQGPKKNDICYATQNRQDAVKELAEACDLVLVVGSPNSSNSNRLREIAKNLQTPAYLIDGADDIRTEWLNNTQHIGVTAGASAPEVLVENVIKRLQEAGVSSVSSLTGHEENVVFSLPHSLQASSQK, translated from the coding sequence TTGAAACCACAGATGAAAATAGTTCTGGCCAACCCTCGCGGCTTCTGTGCCGGTGTCGATCGCGCCATCGAGATTGTCGAGCGTGCACTGGAGATCTTTGGCGCTCCGATCTATGTCCGCCACGAAGTGGTACACAACCGCTTTGTGGTGGAGAGCCTGAAGGCAAGGGGCGCCCTGTTTGTCGATGAACTGAACGAAATCCCCGACGGTAATACCGTCATCTTCAGTGCTCACGGCGTATCTCAAGAGGTGCGCAGGGAAGCGGAACAACGCGACCTGCAGATTTTTGACGCCACCTGCCCGCTGGTGACCAAGGTACACCTGGAGGTGGCCCGCTACAGCCGCGATGGTCACGAGGTGATTTTGATTGGCCACCCAGGTCACCCGGAGGTGGTCGGTACCATGGGGCAGTATGAGAAAAAAGTCGATATCGGCGGCATCTACCTGGTGGCCACCCCGAGTGACGTAAAAAAGCTTAAGATAAAAAACCCGGAAAAACTCGCCTTCGTCACCCAAACCACCCTCTCCATGGACGATACTGCCAAGGTGATCGATGCGCTCCGCACACGCTTCCCTGCGATACAGGGACCAAAGAAGAACGACATCTGCTACGCCACCCAAAACCGGCAAGATGCAGTGAAAGAGCTGGCTGAAGCCTGCGACCTGGTACTGGTAGTCGGCTCGCCCAACAGCTCCAACTCCAACCGTCTGCGTGAGATTGCGAAAAACCTCCAGACACCCGCTTACCTTATCGATGGTGCCGATGACATCAGAACGGAGTGGCTCAACAACACCCAGCATATTGGTGTCACCGCCGGAGCCTCAGCACCTGAAGTATTGGTGGAAAACGTCATCAAACGACTGCAAGAAGCGGGTGTCAGCAGCGTCTCATCACTCACCGGCCACGAAGAGAATGTCGTCTTCTCACTACCCCACTCGCTACAAGCCAGTTCACAAAAATAG
- a CDS encoding adhesin, protein MLLNENIEVHPIPLYQVKELTMEEALLVLAAEKERAVYDAQAAVGSERVNFPG, encoded by the coding sequence ATGTTATTAAATGAAAATATAGAGGTTCATCCTATTCCTCTTTACCAGGTTAAAGAGCTGACCATGGAGGAGGCACTGCTGGTTCTGGCGGCCGAGAAGGAGCGGGCCGTCTACGATGCGCAGGCAGCCGTTGGTAGCGAGCGGGTAAATTTTCCGGGTTGA
- a CDS encoding transcriptional regulator, which translates to MLIEGPMNISIADPASGEGRVLLITFTQEFQNLDLGAQGEAFRGYLQMLHESVAAIGDETDHTRAGMMIVQQFAEQLLPHVESGELALEESMVIQISDESQAVALDSLLNP; encoded by the coding sequence ATGCTGATCGAAGGGCCTATGAATATTTCCATCGCAGATCCCGCGAGTGGAGAGGGGCGGGTGCTGCTGATTACGTTCACTCAAGAGTTCCAGAATCTGGATCTCGGAGCCCAGGGAGAGGCCTTCCGTGGCTACCTGCAGATGCTGCATGAGAGTGTTGCCGCTATTGGTGACGAGACCGATCACACCCGTGCGGGCATGATGATCGTGCAGCAGTTTGCCGAGCAGCTTTTACCTCATGTAGAGAGTGGTGAGCTCGCCCTGGAAGAGAGTATGGTGATTCAGATCTCCGATGAGTCCCAGGCGGTGGCGCTGGATAGCCTGCTTAACCCCTGA
- a CDS encoding HEAT repeat domain-containing protein, with product MTVFLRLGILLAGLLFLPTITAGLDVFAANGSRPQNDRPRTMKNTGDDSPTGLVNPKKDGGHIVDRLLQKRILSGRAQLVDVRKALGTPSVGALTNTVHALYAMRWHRGVHTILLAMWRSSEKDHLDYPELAWDLILRPATRIAVAATLNRLYPGNPEYRKYIRAHANDAHEFHRAQVAIALGLNHDPADVKYLVRLVNEENHYVIQSAITALALMDEEAARLALVGLQKKYTSDPRGQLISEVLKRAYPPIIR from the coding sequence ATGACGGTTTTTTTGAGACTTGGTATATTACTGGCTGGCTTACTGTTTTTACCCACTATTACAGCAGGGCTGGATGTTTTCGCGGCCAACGGTTCCAGGCCACAGAACGACCGCCCTCGCACAATGAAAAACACCGGGGACGACTCCCCCACTGGGCTGGTTAACCCGAAAAAAGACGGCGGCCATATAGTTGACCGTTTACTACAGAAACGTATTTTATCCGGACGAGCCCAATTGGTTGATGTGCGTAAAGCGCTGGGCACTCCCAGTGTAGGGGCGTTAACTAATACGGTTCACGCGCTCTATGCCATGCGCTGGCATCGTGGGGTGCATACTATTCTGCTAGCCATGTGGCGTAGCTCAGAGAAGGATCACCTGGATTACCCGGAATTGGCATGGGATCTTATATTGCGGCCAGCCACCCGTATCGCGGTTGCAGCCACCCTGAATCGCCTCTATCCAGGCAATCCCGAATATCGAAAATATATACGCGCACACGCTAATGATGCTCATGAATTTCACAGAGCCCAGGTCGCTATCGCGCTGGGACTGAACCATGACCCCGCCGATGTAAAATATCTTGTGAGGCTGGTGAATGAAGAGAACCACTATGTCATACAGAGCGCGATTACTGCGTTAGCCTTGATGGATGAAGAAGCAGCTAGGCTTGCATTAGTGGGACTTCAAAAAAAGTATACTAGTGACCCAAGAGGTCAACTTATCAGTGAAGTGCTAAAACGAGCATACCCACCTATCATTAGATAA
- a CDS encoding short chain dehydrogenase, with product MKILVIGASGTIGSAVAAAFDRGHEVIRASRNGDVQVDLSNPDSIKAMFQAVSGIDAVISAAGNANFGPLDSLTDKDFAFSLGNKLMGQINLVRHGRNHVNPGGVITLTTGILAHNPSPHSVMLTMINRGLEGFVESAALDMPNQQRLNAVCPPMAKETAEKLGWGPGGTPAVDIAEYYVQSIESGRNGALLGPTH from the coding sequence ATGAAGATTCTCGTTATCGGCGCCAGCGGCACCATTGGATCAGCAGTCGCAGCAGCGTTTGATAGAGGGCATGAGGTTATCAGGGCATCCAGAAACGGAGATGTTCAAGTTGACCTCAGCAACCCAGATTCAATCAAAGCAATGTTTCAGGCCGTGTCAGGTATTGATGCTGTCATCTCTGCGGCAGGAAACGCCAATTTCGGGCCACTCGATTCCCTGACAGATAAAGACTTTGCTTTCAGTTTGGGAAACAAACTGATGGGACAAATCAATCTTGTCCGTCATGGCAGAAACCACGTGAACCCAGGAGGCGTGATTACACTGACTACCGGAATACTTGCGCATAATCCAAGCCCGCATAGCGTCATGCTCACGATGATAAATCGTGGACTGGAAGGTTTTGTTGAGTCAGCTGCGCTGGACATGCCGAATCAACAACGTCTCAATGCGGTATGCCCCCCAATGGCAAAAGAGACTGCTGAAAAACTTGGCTGGGGCCCTGGCGGTACTCCAGCTGTGGATATCGCCGAGTATTATGTCCAGTCAATTGAGTCAGGGAGAAATGGTGCACTCCTCGGCCCTACTCACTAG
- the pilV gene encoding type IV pilus modification protein PilV — protein sequence MLQSISQTNNKQQGATLLEVIVSFMLLAIGLLGVTALQISGSQFSHDAYLRSQISISMNDMVDRMRINRSNAATYVTTSIALTGTAPACNPGGKPDATNDISCWQRHLMVNKILPPGTTTSITRSGNEYVIAVNWTDRQETVHNISYRFEP from the coding sequence TTGCTTCAATCAATTTCACAAACAAATAATAAGCAGCAGGGAGCCACCCTGCTGGAGGTGATCGTCTCATTCATGCTGCTTGCCATTGGCCTGCTGGGCGTTACCGCACTGCAGATCAGCGGCAGCCAGTTCAGCCATGATGCCTACCTACGCAGCCAGATTTCAATCTCGATGAATGACATGGTCGATCGCATGCGCATCAATCGGTCCAATGCAGCAACTTATGTAACGACCTCTATTGCACTAACGGGCACTGCACCCGCCTGTAATCCCGGGGGAAAACCAGACGCTACAAATGATATCAGCTGTTGGCAAAGGCACCTCATGGTAAACAAAATTCTACCACCTGGGACGACCACATCAATCACGCGGTCGGGTAATGAATACGTCATTGCCGTTAACTGGACTGACCGACAAGAGACCGTACACAACATCAGCTATCGGTTTGAACCATGA
- a CDS encoding LysR family transcriptional regulator, translating into MDKLRSMQVFREVVRRGSFSAAAESLQLANSAVSRQVSELERWLDVKLLYRTTRTLSLTDDGRIYLEKFDAILNSIKDLEQQATSSREKVRGTLRITAPLYLGRYVLEPMLPGFMRSYPEVNISLLLVDRFVDLVEEGFDLAVRVGELPESNLIARKLGNMQLKAVAAPAYLEKFGIPESPEELRDHNCLYDTLAKLNQRWRFKEGEGELSVPVESSFVTNNGEMITQMAIEAMGIAYLPNFFVDAPIKEGKLVQILDGYTQDSYPISILYPYNRHMNLSLRTLIDRLFERYAYLNADSN; encoded by the coding sequence ATGGATAAGCTTAGATCAATGCAGGTCTTTCGCGAGGTGGTGCGGCGAGGGAGTTTCAGTGCAGCAGCAGAATCACTGCAATTGGCGAATTCGGCCGTTAGCCGTCAGGTATCTGAACTGGAACGGTGGTTAGATGTTAAGTTGCTGTACCGCACCACACGCACGCTAAGTCTCACTGATGATGGTCGGATCTATCTGGAAAAATTCGATGCTATTCTCAATAGCATCAAAGATCTGGAGCAGCAAGCCACCAGCAGCCGCGAAAAAGTTCGGGGAACATTACGTATCACAGCGCCTCTGTACCTTGGTCGCTATGTTCTCGAACCTATGCTCCCTGGATTCATGCGTTCTTATCCAGAGGTTAATATCTCATTGCTATTGGTAGACCGTTTTGTAGATCTGGTTGAGGAAGGATTTGATCTCGCCGTGCGTGTAGGTGAACTACCGGAGTCAAACCTTATTGCCCGCAAGCTCGGTAACATGCAACTCAAAGCTGTGGCAGCTCCAGCCTATCTGGAGAAATTCGGTATTCCGGAATCGCCAGAGGAATTACGAGATCACAACTGTCTGTATGACACACTCGCCAAACTCAATCAGCGATGGAGATTCAAGGAGGGCGAGGGTGAGCTGAGCGTACCTGTTGAGAGTAGCTTTGTAACTAATAATGGCGAGATGATTACGCAGATGGCAATAGAAGCTATGGGAATAGCCTACCTACCTAACTTTTTCGTTGATGCGCCGATAAAAGAGGGGAAACTTGTACAGATTCTTGATGGATATACACAAGACTCCTATCCTATCTCGATACTCTATCCGTATAACCGGCACATGAATCTTTCATTGCGTACTCTTATTGACCGTTTATTTGAGCGGTATGCCTATCTGAATGCAGATTCCAATTAG
- a CDS encoding GspH/FimT family protein, producing the protein MIRNNCIVTYNNAMISGVQLARSEAAKRRAPVRVSALNSSDGGNEWGPGLRIWQDANSDDTFDAGESIREIELSCGQTTMDETSGITEFIYDSTGDVDTVSSVEICDDRSGEQGSQITISPIGRPSSTSITCS; encoded by the coding sequence ATGATTCGCAATAACTGCATAGTTACCTACAACAACGCCATGATTTCAGGTGTTCAGCTTGCACGTAGCGAGGCGGCTAAACGTCGAGCACCGGTAAGAGTATCCGCTCTGAATTCGAGTGATGGAGGCAACGAGTGGGGCCCCGGACTACGAATATGGCAAGATGCAAATAGCGATGACACCTTTGATGCAGGTGAAAGCATCAGAGAGATAGAACTCTCATGTGGACAAACCACAATGGATGAAACCAGTGGGATAACGGAGTTCATATATGACTCAACCGGTGACGTCGATACGGTGAGTTCCGTCGAAATCTGTGATGACCGCAGCGGTGAACAAGGAAGTCAGATCACCATTTCACCAATAGGGCGGCCATCCTCCACCAGTATCACCTGTTCATAA
- a CDS encoding Fur family transcriptional regulator yields the protein MKVTTQEKSDNRREIVRQLRSHGITPTSQRVQIATVMLSRPQHLSAEQVMELANGEGKQVSKATVYNTLGLFAEKGLIRELVVDPTRSFYDSSTHSHHHFFNSETQELTDIPDGVLDLHLPPQLPPNTEIERVEVVVHLRSSS from the coding sequence ATGAAAGTTACTACTCAAGAGAAAAGCGATAATCGGCGTGAGATCGTTCGGCAGCTGCGCAGCCACGGCATCACCCCCACCTCCCAGCGTGTCCAGATCGCCACTGTCATGCTAAGCAGGCCCCAGCACCTCTCCGCCGAGCAGGTAATGGAGCTGGCCAATGGTGAGGGCAAGCAGGTTTCCAAGGCGACGGTCTACAATACCCTCGGGCTGTTTGCCGAGAAGGGATTGATTCGGGAGCTGGTTGTCGACCCGACACGCTCTTTCTACGACTCATCGACCCACAGTCACCACCACTTTTTCAATTCCGAGACTCAGGAGTTGACCGACATCCCCGACGGAGTGCTCGATCTCCATCTGCCGCCTCAGTTACCCCCCAACACCGAGATCGAACGGGTAGAGGTAGTGGTACATCTGCGCAGTAGCAGTTAA
- a CDS encoding FKBP-type peptidyl-prolyl cis-trans isomerase, which yields MSQQTPTIAPGSTVTLHFSLALSDGTEAVSTFDEEPSTLTLGDGDLTEGLEQALYGLKAGEKQTLIVEEKDAFGPWNEEMVHLVAREDFAPELELEPGLVIAFETPEGEEVAGIIGEIGDEQVEVDFNHPLSGSDIAFTVEILEVVNP from the coding sequence TTGTCACAGCAAACGCCCACCATAGCCCCCGGCAGCACCGTCACTCTCCACTTCTCCCTCGCCCTAAGCGATGGTACTGAAGCGGTCTCCACTTTTGACGAAGAACCCTCCACTCTCACCCTTGGAGACGGTGACTTGACCGAAGGTCTGGAGCAGGCACTCTACGGTCTGAAAGCGGGCGAAAAACAGACCCTGATCGTCGAAGAGAAGGACGCATTCGGTCCCTGGAATGAAGAGATGGTCCATTTGGTGGCACGTGAAGACTTTGCCCCTGAGCTGGAGCTTGAGCCGGGCCTGGTGATTGCCTTTGAGACACCCGAGGGTGAAGAGGTGGCTGGCATCATTGGTGAGATCGGTGATGAGCAGGTGGAGGTAGACTTCAATCACCCACTCTCCGGTAGTGACATCGCCTTTACCGTGGAGATACTGGAAGTTGTCAATCCATGA
- a CDS encoding pilus assembly PilX N-terminal domain-containing protein has product MKSLRLQRENGVVLITSLIFLMILTMLGVTLLSTTSMEERMAFNSQDIAKSLQIADSGIQKMHTDGRVFVYGHTYCIPTDCSGYDNDSIDGNEYGNTGFGVKYKKTAGVTFPVGRSDNPALQWDASKFSRYYFDLGVKTTNLKSKTRKTVNSGAMGIAKSIN; this is encoded by the coding sequence ATGAAATCTTTGCGACTACAGAGAGAAAATGGGGTGGTTCTCATCACCTCCCTAATCTTTCTTATGATACTGACTATGCTCGGAGTAACACTGCTCTCTACAACCAGCATGGAAGAACGCATGGCGTTCAACTCTCAAGATATCGCAAAAAGCCTGCAAATTGCTGATTCCGGCATTCAGAAGATGCATACCGATGGTCGGGTTTTTGTCTATGGCCATACCTACTGCATCCCAACAGACTGCAGTGGTTACGATAATGATTCTATCGATGGCAATGAGTATGGCAATACAGGCTTCGGCGTGAAGTACAAAAAAACCGCAGGGGTTACGTTTCCAGTGGGTCGTAGCGACAACCCAGCCCTGCAGTGGGATGCGAGCAAGTTTTCACGCTACTACTTTGATCTTGGTGTAAAAACGACAAATCTCAAATCAAAAACGAGAAAAACGGTAAATAGCGGTGCGATGGGAATCGCTAAGTCAATAAACTAA